Part of the Lotus japonicus ecotype B-129 chromosome 6, LjGifu_v1.2 genome, AAGTCCAAACCCAAACACTCAACACCCAAGGCTTTTCATTATGCTGACCAGCTCATTGATCACAGTTCCAGGTACAGCATATGATCCATCAAGGTTAATTGCATGATACTCCAACCCCTTCCACTGGGCAATATACGCAAAATGCGGCCGTCTGAATTGGCTGCTAATAATCTCAAGAATCACAGTTTTAGGCAATGCAGAAACTATGTGAGTAAGACCAGCACCGTGGGCACCGATGATAACCGACGCGTCTTGAATGGCTCGCACCTGCTCCTTCATAGACATGTGAGCAAACAACCCATTCACAAGGTTGATTTTACACCCTTTATAATTAGATGCCCAGCTCTTCAAGGAGTCGAAGACTTCTTGCTCGTTACTAAGTCTTGATTCAACTTTACCCCCGTGACGTGGGTGAGCTAAGTAATCTTCCCTACGAACAAAGAGGACATTGTGTCCAGAGACATGTTTTCCAACATGATGGTGCAGGTTTAAAGGTAGCCCAAACGCTGCTCTTATCATTTCTCCAAACTCAGAAACGCGAGCAGTTTTGTGGTCATCAGGCTTTTGCCACAGTTCTTGTGCAGAAGCTCCATCACAATCTATCTCTTCAGTTAGTCCTTTAAACATTGCAGTCTCGTATCCCAAAGGTGAGAGAACAGCATGACGAAAACAAACTGTACCACTGAAGTTTTTAGCATATCTGAGGCTTGAAAATAATGCTTTCCATGTCTCTTCAAGAGGAGTCTGAAATTTATTGGAGCAACCTAGTAAATTAACGAATAATTCTGCCAATATCCTTATTTGCCAGCAAGGCAAACAAAACTAACAAATATGTAAAAGACAGTACATGCATGTTCATgcagaagaaacaaaacaaagcaGTAATATTTAATCAACATAATTAAACTTGCAAATTTAACCAAAATAATTGCATGTCATGAATTTTTGAAGTCGTATGGATGGCGAGAAATATCCTAATTTCTTAATAGAAAATTAAAACCCTAACACGCATGGTGACCAACCAAAAGCTCATGATATTATTAGTAAAGATTAAGAACAACATATGTGGTCACAAAAAAATATGGCAGTTGAAAAAATGATCTGCTCATGCCTAACCCAGATATAGAATTGATATGTTTGAAGTTTGAGCACAACTCTGTTGATATGTTTTCACAATACTTGACAGTTGATTTGATTATTATCTGATATTAGGAAATTTATCTAACATCAAATCTAATAGTCAATAGGTATATCTTATGTACATAGAATGACTAACACACTAGTGACCAACCAAAAACTCATGATAATCATGTTATAACTATTAACAAGTGCCGACAACAAACcagaaaaatatttaatatcatAACAAATAGCGACATATCACATTGATCACAAGATAATTCCATGTTTGGCAGGTTCACTAAGACGACCAAACGGATTTGATTTGACACTGCTGACTGGAAGTACCCAACCATTATCAgacatttgaaatttgaaagccAACCATTTTATAAACTACAAAGAGAAGTTGATTAAAATTATATGGTTGAGCTACATCATAAATATTAGTTATCATCCTTATCTGTCACATCAAGTTTAAAACTTGAGTTCGAAGTTAGATGTTCAGAATTATTCTTTAGATAATACTGCGTGCAAAAATATATCCCCTCTTTCCTGAAGACTAATAAAATACCAAATTGTACAGGATTGAAAATGAAAAGGTAAAAGGGGAAACTAGAAAACATACAAAATTAGATCAATTTGACAGAATCTTTTCaattataactaaattttacAATAGAGTTTCCAACCAAAAAAGAAATCTAAAGATACTCCAATTATTAATTCTTTTCATTTACTCATAAAAATCTGCTGGGTCCATTTGGTTCCTTTCATAAAAGAGGGCACAATTCATCCGAAAACATACCATATTACCAACATCAACAACTGATTTTTCATTTCATAATCAGGTCACAAAAAACACTTACACAGTTAACAACCTCTTCTTTCACTCTTCACATCTCAATACACTTACACATGAGCTATTAGGTCACATAAATGGCTTTTATATTATACCTTTACCTTTTAATTTTGACTCTTATTTGTTTGGTTGGTTTGTTTACAGATAATGACAACAATTCATTTGCAAAAGgcaaatatattatatatgcaAACCAATAGCATCAAGACGCAGCACGCGTTACATTCATGTTTTCACAGTGCTAGATGCAAACCAACAACATTAGAACGTTGAAATCGAGTGAAACAGATTAACAATACTAATCATGCATACCATACAGTGGCCGTCTACAAAGACCAAATGAGGTCGATTAGGCAGGCCAGTAACTCTAGAAGAAACATATGCACTGTACCAGTCCGTGACAGTGTGAAAAAGATTAGCATACTCAAAGCGTGTCACCAGAAGTGTTGGTTCCTCTATCCACTGCAAGCAGAAAGTACAAGTCCTCATGTCAAAAGCACGTAAAAGTAGAAGTTGACCAGCCAGAGAAAGATAACAATATTACAGTTAATTATATCAAAGGGGAGGAACAGTTGGGAagatttaaaaatcaaaataaagatAGAAGACATACAGTGAGGGAATGAAAGGTTTTACCAATTGAATCTTGCATACACATTTTTTATGAAAGGGAATGATTGGCTATATTTGGATACCAGTTGACATCAATATGAACCGACATTAGCACTCACTTTGATAGAACTGGTACCAGAAAGCAATAGAGAACAGCCAAACAATAGAATGCTAACCCAGAATCAATGTGATTCTAGAGGGGAATTGTAGTATTATTTCTGTTGGAATGTACAAGAGATAACAGGGTTGTTTAGGGAAGATAGGGAGAGATACTGGTTACCGAGAAACCAGTTTGGTTACCACTTACCAAGAAACCAGCTCACCAATTACCTATTTTTCAATAACTACCTTCACTAATAACTAATTCCTATATATAGCCTAAACCTATTGAAGCTGCGTCTTACTAACTGATGAGATAGTCAGTAAGGCCTTCTATTACACAAAATAGTCAGACTTTAGCCAGACTTCTTAAACCTCTTCCTAACATATACATTTTTAACAACTGACTTATCACACTTCGCAACAAATAGTGAACGAAAATAATCTTATAGATAAGGATGAAAGTACATTCACATTGCACTCAACtggtatccaaacacacactacaTCTCTAACTCTAAGGCCGAGTCTTCACCCCAAAACTTGTTATAAAATGAAACTATTTCTAGGCCTCTCTTCAATGCTCTACTCATGGCTGCTTCAAGAGAATTGAAGTCTCTAATAAGCAGAGAGATT contains:
- the LOC130724155 gene encoding beta-1,2-xylosyltransferase gives rise to the protein MNRRNTLLLKTLLFLFALNSFSLCLYFAHHHHHSSSKPNHHSSLTLPPFRRPFGETHHQTHFSKPWPILPSYLPWSPPSNSTLLRSCEGYFGNGFTRRLDLRSAAAGAGWFRCWHSETLGSSVCEGGRVRMVPERIQVAKGGEALAEVIGRGEEEELPMFQNGAFEVDGGEGFGGGKEGKMVVDREFLDRYVPRGEVMKHTMRDLISKIRIVGGKDFACDEWIEEPTLLVTRFEYANLFHTVTDWYSAYVSSRVTGLPNRPHLVFVDGHCMTPLEETWKALFSSLRYAKNFSGTVCFRHAVLSPLGYETAMFKGLTEEIDCDGASAQELWQKPDDHKTARVSEFGEMIRAAFGLPLNLHHHVGKHVSGHNVLFVRREDYLAHPRHGGKVESRLSNEQEVFDSLKSWASNYKGCKINLVNGLFAHMSMKEQVRAIQDASVIIGAHGAGLTHIVSALPKTVILEIISSQFRRPHFAYIAQWKGLEYHAINLDGSYAVPGTVINELVSIMKSLGC